The Candidatus Obscuribacterales bacterium region ATCACTGCCGGAACCGTCTTAAGGAGAATGATCAAATCATTCCACAGCGACCAATTGTCGATGTAACGCAGGTCGAGCTGCACCCAATCTTCGAACTCTTGGATATCGTTGCGGCCGGCGATCTGCCACTCACATGTGATGCCTGGTTTGACGCTGAGGCGGCGACGGTGGGTGTGTTTGGAAAAGGCCTCCACCTCATACAGTGGCAGGGGGCGTGGGCCGACCAGACTCATGTCGCCTCGCAGAACGTTGTACAGCTGGGGCAACTCATCGATGCTGAAGCGCCGCAGGAGGCGGCCAAAGGGTAATACGCGCGGATCCCTGCCCAACTTGAAGACGGGACCCTCCATTTCATTGCCATGCTCCTCTTTGATTCTTGTCAGTTGAGCCTCCGCATCAGGGACCATTGTGCGAAATTTCCACATGCGGAAGGGTTTGCCATAGCGACCTGAGCGGCGCTGATGGAAAAAAGCCGGGGCGCCGGGACTGGTGATTTTAATGCCCAACCAGGAGAAAATCCACAGTGGTGATGTCAACAGGATGAGTATGGCAGCTCCAAACCGATCTATCAGTGACTTGCACAAAAGCTCCCATGAGAGGTCAGGGGTGGAGCGCAATACCAGCATCGGTTTATCGCCCAGGGAATCGAAGGCGGGACGGGCGATCTGGTTGCGGATGAATGATGCGGCAATCCAGGCCTCGATGCCTTGGAGTTCGCAGGCTTCTACGGCATCGGCCACTTTTTCAAAGCTGGCGCCTCCGGTCGCAAAGATTACCCGCTCGATGGAATGTTCCTTGATGGTGTTGTAGAGTTCTTCAACGCTGCCCTGTTCCAAGTCAAAGTGATCGACCACTTTCCAGCCAGCGACGATATCCTCATCGAGTGATCCGTATAAAGCCTCGGTTTCATCATTGGTGCCCGCCAACAGGATGCGCTCTTTGGCCTCATCGCTGAGGCGGCGTGTGCTCAGATAGTGGAAGACCAGACGATCACGCGCAAAGAGCAGGAGGACCAGATTGCAGAAGCCGATGCCGAGTGCGAGGCGGCGCACATCGGTGTATTTTGCAAACAGGGCGAACATGCCAATGAATAAGGCCATGACTGCAGCGCCCTTGAAAAGTTGAGCAGCCGCTCGCCCCGCTGACTTGGTTCGCATCATCCGGTAGAAGCCGAAGCGCTCAAGCACCAGAGGGGTGAAGGGAACCGCGATGTAGAGCACCCAAAATACGCTTTGTCGATGATCCTCATCCGATGGCGCTTTGTCCATGAGTGTCAGCACCACGTCCCGAAGATCCCAGGCAAACCAGAAAGCGACAAATACCAGCAATGCGTCCAGAATTTGGAGTGCCTGGATTCGGAATTCCTCGTGACTACGGGCGGCGGACATGAATGGGGAGGGTTGGGCGCAAGAGGGCCTATGCTGTAGGGGACAGTGGGCAGAGTCAGGTGATCTAAGCCAAATTGGAACTGGTGCGCAACCCCCTAGCACGTGATGACCTGCAGCCCTCTTGACACCCTCAGAGGCGACCTTATCCTCGATGTTGCCAATGAACACCGAATCCGTCCCCCCTGATGAGTCCACTGATCCAGTGGCGATC contains the following coding sequences:
- a CDS encoding sugar transferase, with the translated sequence MSAARSHEEFRIQALQILDALLVFVAFWFAWDLRDVVLTLMDKAPSDEDHRQSVFWVLYIAVPFTPLVLERFGFYRMMRTKSAGRAAAQLFKGAAVMALFIGMFALFAKYTDVRRLALGIGFCNLVLLLFARDRLVFHYLSTRRLSDEAKERILLAGTNDETEALYGSLDEDIVAGWKVVDHFDLEQGSVEELYNTIKEHSIERVIFATGGASFEKVADAVEACELQGIEAWIAASFIRNQIARPAFDSLGDKPMLVLRSTPDLSWELLCKSLIDRFGAAILILLTSPLWIFSWLGIKITSPGAPAFFHQRRSGRYGKPFRMWKFRTMVPDAEAQLTRIKEEHGNEMEGPVFKLGRDPRVLPFGRLLRRFSIDELPQLYNVLRGDMSLVGPRPLPLYEVEAFSKHTHRRRLSVKPGITCEWQIAGRNDIQEFEDWVQLDLRYIDNWSLWNDLIILLKTVPAVIFGKGAK